The nucleotide window gggtgacctaacaaaatggagcaagcttgcatagggacaacatcaaaatcaacagtatcatgataagagcctgtaaAAAAGCTAATgcatgctgatttagttaccttagtcttaccactattattgaaccattgaagtttatatggatacgaatattgtcgtgtggtcaagccaagcttgtcaaccaaatctaaactcaccaagttgttgcgactcccgctatcaatgatagtgagaacacgactaccctgcacaatgagatacatgtggaacaaattgtggcattggatcttcatctcttcttcatgtcccacatgtgtactcaacacacactgcacaagaaggctagggtagtccatggcaacagccacggagtcaatggtgatggcctccttgtcttgatcgcccttggtgggatctgcatcaatgttagcagcaagggctaaatcatcttcaacatcactagcacttacatatccatcctcggtagcaatgaaagcatgacaactggggcattccttcatgacatgtcccatgcctttgcatcggtggcaaatgattttagagctagacgaggaggagctagtagaagcacccggagtgccacctttcttcagctgtggaaactgcacattagacaatttacttaccccgaaagaaaatggaggtgtagatggctgtggtgcaacaggaagcttgggcgtctccagctcggaacgctgctgaaaattcctcccattgttagacctgaaaggctggtgttgtttgcgtccctgtacttctcattctgccttaatagcaagatgatacaattgggaaaaattgcgccattctttgtaatcaagtatattctgtatatcatggtttaaaccaccaaaaaatctagcactagcatcatgatcatcttcatttataccacaacatgctaaaccaataagcaattcttgatagtatgcttccactcctttatcaccttgttttaaagtttgtagtttcaaacgtaaatcacgttggtaataaggaggaacaaaacgagatgtcatacgttgctttaaaacattccaagtttgtggcacagcagcagcattattggcattgcaaagatcactccaccagaacaaaacaaaattagtaaactcactagtagcaagtctaactctatgctcagcaggaacattatgagaatcaaatttttgttgaacagcaagctcccaatctaaatatgcctctggatcaacattaccagcaaaaggaggtagactaaatttaattttagcaaaaggatcattattaccatgattattacctgccataccgcgatgattgaagttgaggcggcgacgggcaccaccgtcagcatacgcatcttcatcaccaaaagcatccgcatcttcatcatcagcatgaTAAGGTAGAGGgcattgctcaagctgttcaatgcgggtgaccagattgttcacattGCGCGTCAGCTTAGTCATAAGATTGCATttttcagtcatgaacgttgcaagctcgcccttggacatgcactcattgaagtccgtcggagttcctgccatggttagaagatagaaaaagataacaccaaagtattatccctatcaactaaaaggaaacaagtggtggtgatggtggtgaaagtggaatgcaaaatcacaagcggcttaccaccgtcttgcctgtattcttaccaatgccaaataggagcaaaaccaaagtggcgaagcaatctgttgttgagcgtgggtaacagttgcaagatgaacctgtgctgacagaagaatatgtgaagctatgggtaggcacataATATGACAGcgaggattagcaattaacgagtgcagagtaacgattgttcaatccggatccaaagtacaaatcataggtgctggctaagacatgTCAAGACGTAGCGCaataaggtgaaaacaaaggacgatcgaaagaactcacagaacaagcaaatagcccggatttctcctttttcctaaaaatttttcccggatttttccaaaaggcactagtaggaaacaaattttttttcttactatttttttaaacttttctctgaacaaggatcacaaaagatgcaaccacaaaaattggcacctacaactgaggtgggatgtggtctacagaaattcagcacattctctgaaaagcgtgcaaaaactttgacaattttttttctatattttcccaaatttttttggcaattctgaggaaaccaaacagggcgtagccgagtttgggtcggctccaaatggtgtcaagaagctgctgaaaaaatttcagatttttctgataaatgagcgaaaagttatgcctgttttaccgaaggtatctcaaggtatgttttctagaaggcacaacacggcggcggcagttagggcaaagcgtccctaaactctaacaccaatCACAGGATCAtcactgtgactaacagcagtaggtattcgcctgatgatgtaaggagggctacgatgcaggcaaaataagagcggctggcagcctatctagggtttgcgcggcggcaagaagttacacaaggcggctagcggggcaagtcgagtaatgtggtggcttcgacttgttgtttggaaatggtggatgggatagcggcggaaaacaaaaatcacagcaacgggcgattgaactacgaccacgaacacaatcctaaaccagcaacaagactcgaccacggacacaaactcaacaacacgaatctgaaacgaaattgcaaaggcacaaagggcgataggacagtggaaattgaaatatttttgggctttttgtggactctaggtaatgaacaaatatgaatctaaggtaaacgagattatacctcgtggTAAACCTGaaagctctaataccaattgatgagtacaggcccgatcttccaagaggtagccggtaagttcgattttgtggagatctcgatgttgacgatccggcttcaaatcagatgtgattcgaaccctgcaaccattacaccactgctccgttggttatcaaccaagcacaactttattgacctcaccaagaaggcttttcctgcaagcgaatcgaagagcataagcaagaaggtaaaacatgcaatctgaaattgcaaatatgaatgacgcgaatatcaatagaggattcaagaactcggttccaaaggactaatcgacacagtggaggagatcaagaacgggggccctggatcactgtaaaaggatttgtcaccacagttacaatgaacgattcagtttctcgatggaaaactaaactctaaacaaaacccaattgtgtagcagcggcggcggctgtgtttatagtctaagactcgacctagggttggggacggccaggggttgggcgcccataacttgggcttaaggcccgacacgatacatggccaagctggcccaaataggtgacgcagcaccttgccgtgatcacacagaatgatccacagaccttctagagctgggaccagatccaaaacgacggcgtcgtcgtcccctttccaacgcatccaagaacgacccgtttcgatgtcgtatgagaaagttatgaccgaaacagtgacgacgtgtctgctgaatccgagggtgacgtggcagctgagttgggaacaaattgcaacttggggaagaccatggcgtcggtgtgtctagcgtggcgatgtcctcatcatcctccccttctcgaattggagtcatcctcgactccatcttggcgatgtcctcatcaataagggtagcaacatgtttgcgcatacttGCCATTGCATTGGTACTtctgtgatgagtggtttggaaaataaattcaaatctcaattttcaaaatattattttcaagtagtggtttaaaaagaatttgaaaagttgcgaaaacaaaagttatataagatgctttgttttcaaaattcaaaggcttgcaaaaggttttaagacgcgcTAGAACAATGCCTCTCTTTTtgggaatctttccgaccttttttgGGATTAAATTTCTATTTCTTGGAGCTTTCTCTTTTGCctcgatcaatccaaaagtcttttccaggagctaaaaccactttggttgtgttccttatccttccatctatccctagaaATTGTTTTAGAATTTtttggagctcagagatatttttcggagcctaaatagtaattctagATTTTATAAAATTATTTTAACTCCGAAAATCAATTATTCCTAAAAATAATAAATATCTCCACTTTCCAAAATCACCCAACCCTAGACCTATAACTCACTGAGATGCCCCTCTAGTGACGAAGGGGGTCAGCGGTGCAAACATGAACCTCTCTCCCAGCACCATGACTCCCGAGGACCCCTTGGCAGCGTCCCCCTCCATCCGACCTACACTAGACGCCATCGCTTGGGCCACTGATGGCTCGGGTCGCGCAAATACCTCAGGCGGCGCTATGGTTGCGCCCAGCTATGACCCATCAGTTAGGgccgctgccacctccacctgTGTTGGTGGGGTCATGACTGACTATGTTGCACCCACCATGGTCAGCGCCACGAGTGGGGTTGGTAGGCCTGTTCGCCCCGCCGTCAGCAGTAGTATCGCAATCGTCACTTACTGCTCCACGACCTCTGAAGGCGCCCCTTGAATGCCCACGTCCACCTGTCCCTCCCATCCCATCAAGGGCATAGGTGCCACCATGGGTAATGCCTAATCAGCCAGCGACGTGGTCACACTAGTGCCACTCCCTCCTAAAACAGGCGTGACACCAGCCGACGGCCGCCGCCCTGATTGGAGGGGGATGCTCTTCTTCGGCACCAGCACCAAAGGATTCCGGTACCTGCTGACGTTGTAAGGGACAAAAAACATAAGCCACGATGAAATCcaactaaaataggaaaaaacaGAGGAATCGATGACTCACCTCAGTGTCGTCGGGCGGCAGACGCATTTGGTGGATGAACCCCCCGACCCTTGCTCCGCCTCATTAGAACGAGACCGTTTCGAGCCCACCCCCTGCTCTTGGGTAGAGGGGCTCACCCTTGGCAACTGCTAGGGCACATTGGCAGAATGCCCCCACTCCCCTTGGCTCATGGGGCATGACGGCAGAGCCACCCGCCTCCATTGGCACATCGGGCATGAAGGCAGAGCCGCCCAcctctgttggctcctagggtaggccgaCGGTATGACCTACTTCCACTAGAACCATAGATGTGCCCTCCCCTCCATTGAATGAGAAGGGTCCCGACACCTATAAGGACAAACCGACGCTTGTCAGcgcatcctcgttctctaggttgtcccactcgatataaTGGGCTACCTCCATCACCTCATCATCGtcaccatcgtcgtcgtcatcatcgtcattagtgtcctcccctcattcccaTGCCAATAACTTTCgcagcttcttcctcttcttgtcctccttcgccatcCTTAGCCGCTTGCCCTCAGCATGAATCGCCACCCTTATGGTTGAATCCCTCGGCAGCGGGactgggtgatccatgaggatgaggtccctcggctggtcccgcccctctcaaagttagtctcatagggttaggaaatcaattgaagagaaggcaagagaaagggaaacttatgaagacaaCATAATCTGGTTCCGACCGCATCAGAGGATGCTCGGCACCAGGTAGATAAAGTCAAGGGCAGCACCTATGTCGTCCCgcaaaggctccattgcctctTTGATGCATTGCACAATCATGGAGTTGGGGAGCATTCCCTCAGTGAGCGTTGTTCTATTGAATGACGCCTTGGGCGCCATCGCGTATAGTGGGAGCGCGCGCGtcatcaacggtgccaccctcTTCTCATGGTAAGCCCCTATGATGCCTGACCCTTTCATGCTgttctccttcaggatgtggatggcggcgatgtggtcttggatcttcttcttgtccttctctgggatgccccacttcctccactgctctaaGGCCTCTTCGATCAGACGCCTAGTGAACTCCAGCAGAAGGGCAACggtgtcattcttgaggtagaaccactacgagtgccaccccATCAGCATGTGTAGCTCCTTCCTActacccttctccctcttcttttggAGACTGATGGCGAAGACatacctccacaagtcaaagtgggggctgatccctagtaATCCTTCATACAGCATGACAAACACCACCATGTGTTGGATcccgttgggattgagatgctgtagctcgatcttgtagaagtgcagcagACCCAGAGGAATTTGTGGGAAGGGGTCATGAGCCCACACTCATCGAAGTGGGCAAATGACACCACTTAGCCATCGAGCAGCGATGGCGAATCCCCGTTGCtaggcagcaaccactcctcagCTGAGGTACATGCGCAAAGAAGACTGTgatggacaaggccctccatgcgctgggaGGTGATGTTGGATTGGCACCATGAATCCATTAGAGGTGGAGGCagatggatgcgagctcaatgGCGGCGGAGGAGCAGAGGCTACGGATCTAGGGCTCTAGTGGCAGACTAGCAAGTATGGTAGATCTAAAACAGCGATGATGGAGAAATAGAGAAGGTAAGGTTGTGTTTTTGGTGTGTAGAGACATCAAGGGGAAGGCCACTATTTATAAGGCAGAGCAGGGCGAGAAGGCAAATCATCCGCCTAGATTCACGCGCCTGCTGCGCCATGACATAACACCTTCCTTCGAAGATCATGCACACACAATCTCTGGCCATGCCCTCAAAGGACACGCCTAATAATGATTCGCCCATTCGATAAGCCAAGAACCAtcacaggtaaggagggatatagaGCTAAAAACGCTGCTATGACCCATTCTGACCCGAgagttcgaaggccagcccaccgatgggttcatgGTAGCTCCAGGGCACCCTAAGAGCGAGGGGTGGGAAGGGATGGGCTTGCTAGCGGCTAGTACCCAGGCGCACGAGCACCACGGGCATCccagcccacgttcgagtctcggccgaatacgatccatggtttttcctcgaagaaaggagagagccctcaggaccggtcgaacagacccgagaactatatggattgactacTAAGAATTAGGAGTCGATCACCAGCAACCTAAGCTGGACCCCCATGAATGAGATGTTAGGtccccacttggactagcccattaactgctcatcgagcaccatgattcatccatagaggaaaatcatggcacgtcATAGCCCCTtcattttattggaaaaacaCTAGAGGGaaaacgatcacaaagatgagctaatcctcgaccggacccctgctacgggcgggggctcaaggaaagttggacttacaAGGAGACTGAGCGTGCGGTCGTAGAATGATAGACCCCCGTAGGGGTCAAAATAAGGAAGGACCTTTTTTgacccaccaaatttcatggcTATACCCTCGAGGGGTCTGCTCATGACGAAAGAGAATCGCCGTCCCCAGGGCATGCTGTGGGGGACAaaggaaggccaaggccctcaaagTTCTCTCATttggaaaagcctccaaaggagtctTCTACTCCTCCACGGGCTCAAGGGCTACTAtaggggaccaatactagggtatccgaagaggaggagccAATGATCATCTACAttaattcatccgagcagtcaagagcgtgactatagctccaaccgacccctaggtgcatgggctccgccttgctcaaccctaaggtcatgggctccatctcacctaacctcaaggccatgggctctgccttgcccgacctcaatGCCACGAGCTCGTCCTCGActgacccataccgccgccaaccactctaggtccaagcatataggcctgggtcaaagctttgACACTAGGGAAGAGGCTACCATGCCtcaatgtaacccatggccatgatgggccatacctaagggTTCACATCATGAATAGAGTTGGGTGTGCCGGGGcggttctgcctaaccctcatatgAATGAtgataggcgcgtcagttcaccacgatgtctgtAGGGATGGGATGGAATGCCATGACCAGTAGACGATGCCTATGCATGGCACCAGTGATGGATAGGGTAGCAACATGGAGCTGTCCCTATTAACATCTATAGGATCGATGAGACCTACATAAAGGAGAATTTGGACCCAGTGATCCTgaaggccttcttctctctctctcgttcttcttttttcctccgctgtaacccatgccttcccttagcctataaaagggaaagcagggcttCCCATGAAGGGGATCTAAACCGATCGACTCATCAAGAATGGATCAACTCATCGAGATCTGATCCAGATccgcacaagagcatgacacaaaCATATAGCTAAGCAACGAtagagctctcagcacccactcgctcctttcaccagagacttgggatcctttccctctctcgcctatttataacccctactataaactttcagtgctagtaacatgagcagcagtgtTGAAtaggacgtagggactttctacccaaactaatataaaccttgtgtcctctaagcacaccatccgagctagacgcacaatactagaaatttactcatcggtggtaactcaaaacaccaacaagtagtgacacaacttcctcttggtgataaggatagcgtataggagtttctagatttggaggTAGCAAGTCttagaatcagacaagacctcactaatgaagtacacgggatgctgcactttgagggcatgtccctcttcttctcgctctaccaccaggtcacgctgaccacttgtgtggtggacGCAAtatagagcagaagtggttccccATCGGTTGGAGGGACTAGGATTGGGGCCTtcgtcaggagctgcttgaccttgtcaagtgcctcctaggcctcgggcgtccattcaaaatggctggccttctttagaagccgatagagggggagacctcgttcatcgaggcatgagataaagcggTTGAGCATAGCAAGGCACCCCATAACTCGCTgtacccctttatgttctaaattagGCCCATTCTCATAatggctaagatcttctctgggttggcttggaagccatgctcggagatgataaaatccagcagcataccccttgggaccccaaaaatgcacttctcgtgAAGGTCTACTCTAGGTCAGCCATGACCTAGTTAGCCcacttggacttgaccatgatgtcatctacgtaggcctcaagGGTACACCCAATGAGatccctgaaacacttgagcatgcagcattggtacatagcccccatgttcttcagaccgaatggcattgtgatgtagcagaatgatccgaacagggtgatgaaagatgtcatgagttggtcaaactctttcatcatgatttgatggtacccaaagtacgcatcaaggaagcaaagggtttcacaccctgaggtcaaGTCGAgtacttggtctatgtgtggcaaaggaaatagatcctttggacatgctttgttgagacccatgtagtcaacacacattctccatttgccacacttttttcatacaagaataggattggctaaccacttggggtggtatacttccttgatgaacctagccaccaaaagcttcgcaatctcttcGCTGAtcgccctgcgtttctcctcgttgaagcgacACAGGCACTGCTTCACCaacttggagcctggcctgatcttcaaggcatgctcagtgacttctctcggaatgcctggcatgtttgagggtctccacacaaagatgtctctattggtgctgaggaagtcaacgagcgggctttcctatttggaggaaagcatggtgccaatgcgcaccactttgccctcggagccactagggcctatgaggacctctttggcgCCTTATATAGGATTGAAAGACCTAGCCTACAGCTTGGGGTCATGTGCTTCTTTGATGGCCTCTTCCCTGATGGTCGCAAGCTCCTTAGATGTGATAATTGCCGCGGCGTGtttgcagcactcgacctcacactcgtagatgcgctggaaggaggtgccgatggcaATGACCCTGCATGGACCTGAcatcaactttagataggtgtagttggggacgaccatgaacttcacgtagcatggacgttccaggatggcgtggtaggttccgtgaaacccaaccacctcgaaggtaagggtctccatcttATAATTGGTCAGATcctcgaaggtgatgggcagatcaatctgcccaagtggcatggcctgctttcctggCATGATGTTGTGGAAAAGGCACCCCAGTCGGCCGGATGCGCACTCAGtcaatgcccatggcgtcgagcgttttagcgtacatgatgttgaggccaccgcctccatccatcagcaccttggtgagccgctttgtgctgatgatggggtcgaccacgagcggatatcttcCTGGTTGTGGGACGCATTCTGGGTGGTCggttcgatcaaaggttatggtggactctgaccatTGGAGGAAGGAAGGCGCGGCCAGCTCGactgtatagacctcgcggcgcgcaATCTTCTGGTGgtgcctggagtcgtaggccgccggcccttcgaagatcatgaggcagcaaTCCAGCACCGGAAATCCGCCATCCTTTACCTCGGTGTCGTCTGCGgccggcttgggctccttcctatgctcccccttgttggagcctccagataataaccgcttcatgaggacatagtccttgtataggtgcttaacggggaaagcatggttcgggcatggccatttgagtagcttctcgaagtggtctggggtacccttgGCAGTGGCCATGAGCGGGCTCTCGCGCCgctgcttattcttcttcttgttggggaggttggaggtgccttcaccggcgtcctcgtCTCGCTTTGCCTTACGTTTGAGGCGGTCGAAAATcaccccgaccgcctcctcgcctgaggcgtggctggtggccaAGTTGAGGAGCTCCgtggtggttcgcgggcccttacgtcaagcttgtgaaccagggactcacatgtggtcccagataggaaagctcctatgacgtcggcgtcggcaactttgggcagctcattgcactaccgggagaagcaccggatgtacctaCAAAGAGTTTCTCCAGACTTCTATCATCAGTTCTTGAGATCCCACGGGTTCCCAGGGtgcgcgtatgtgccctagaaatttctCACAGATATCTTTTTTTAGGTCCACCCAGCTTTGGATTCGGTTAGGCGAAAGGTGTTCTAACCAcgttcgcgccgaatcggccaggaacaatggaaggttgcggataatgaaatcatcactatccgctccaccggcttggcaagcaacccgataatcctcgagccatagtccgagGTTCATTTCCCTGGAGTATTTCGAGATGTTGGTAGGTAGtcggtaccacggtgggaagaCAGCATTGAGAAtatgccggccaaaggcctgaggtcccggcaAGTCGGGGCtggggcttcggtcctcgccgtcgtcgtagcgtccgccacgacgTGGGTGGTAGCTGCGGCTAGCTTCCTCCCTCGCATCGCCGCGGGCACACCTGCGGGCATCGAGGGCGTCGCGAGTGTAGCACCCAAAAAATTGATTTCTCAAATTTAGTAATTAAAttgagcatttatttaatttttgtGCATTTAATGTAGGCCAAATAATAATTTTGGTTTAACTAAAATTAATATAAGATTTAGAAACTtttatgttgcattcatgctggccGCATTTCTTTATTTGAGTGAAAAATGTATTTTAAAGTTCGCTTAAGTCTCGATTaggtttttgtttttcaaaagtcaagtttgaaaattttctaaaatctctAAGGTCTCATCTCAACAATTCCAAAACAAATCATTTTGTTAGGCACTCCTTTGAAGTTGAGGCCTAACTCAttttttccttctcctttttaTCATATTTTTCAGTATATATATATCTCTTCCAACTTCACGGCCAATCCAAAGTATTCTTTTATGTTTTCTCTATACACATTGAACCAGCCAAGGAAGCAAGTTACCAGATCGTTCATGTCAAGTTCAGCCAATCTAAATTCTCTCTCATGCtcatcttttcctcaatttctttttccttttagCACCTTTCCTTTGCatgtatattatattatatattatataattCATGCATGCAAGAAATAGCCATCGTGTGCCCATTGCAAAACCCATTTCCTCTCTCTttttctcatatatatatatatatatatatatatatatatatatatatatagaactactatcctgtggctggctacaaaataatttattctgtagccactttgagttacgataattactatgttaatttatgagattatagtaactccttattaagtggtttactataatgttatgataaatatccccatgtgttatagtaacccaactatcataaataagtattgatattatggtaaattagtatataaaattatggtaaatgaaggtggctacagaataatttattttgtagccggctactgaatagcctctccctatatatatatatatatatatatatatatatatatatatatatatatatatatattctttgtcCATGTATTTTTATCCCTTTGCACGTGACATTATTTCAGCAAGCAAGCACCAACTAGGTATTCACGCCTAAAGTCCAGCCCAGCAGGCAGCCCACCCGCACCTCCTCCATTTCTTCACACTGGCAGGTCCCGCTCCCTCTCTCACCGATTGGTGGACCCGCGTGTCCTCTCTCTTCTTCCCCTTCCATCCATGGCCGATGGATGAACTGAGCCAGGAAGCCGGCCAGGTGCGCCCCCTCCTCTCCAGTCAGTCAATCCGCAATCAAAGCCCCACAGTAACGTCCCTCTTCACTCCCTTCATCACGCCACATCAATCCCTGCATGCAGCAACCGACGCAATTAACGCCGCCAACCGCGCTCCGTAGCCGGCCCTTCGCCTCACCTCCTCGCCCTATAAAAGGAGGGCCCTGGACTCACGCTCGCACGCTGCAACCGCCTCGCCTCTCCGCTTGGCCTCTCGCCCTCCCTTGCGCCTCCagacgccgccgctgccgccattgACGAGCCAAGCTCGAGGTCGTCGATTTCCCTGCCTGAGCCATCTTTGGCCTCGATTTCTCCCCCACCGGCATCGCAGAGACGCCACGAGATCACCCCGCTGCTCCTCGCCGTCAATCCGCACCCGCAACGTCTTTTTCCACGACCTCGCTGGAGCTGTGTCCGCCTCACCTCGGCTCTCTCCCTCTCCGGCCTACTCTCATCGACGAGGTCCCCTACATTGAGTTCGCGGTGAGCTCCCGATTCCAACGCACCAAGTATCTTCTCCCGTAGTGTCTCCTAGCTTGAGTTTGAGTTGGGCCAGTGAACTCCCGTCGTcggcagccatggcgccgccgcaccTTCTCCTGCACCAGCGACCCCTCCGGTCCCAAGCACGCCGCCACCCCTGCGCCCCTCCCATTGCGCACGCACGCACATGCACAGCGCCACGACCCGCGACCCTATGGAGCAAGTAGCCCGGCCATGGTGCCCTGATTTGCTTGTTAGCTCATGACATCACACATATTTATGACCGTTTTTCTTTAGAAAAATAAATCTAAAAATACAACTCCAAATACATCATTGTGGacatggtccatggtggaccgctcTCACAGCAGCTCCACCGGTCCACGGCCCGCAGACTCAGTCCATAGCATAGTGCACGCGCACTTTGTGTTCTAACCCCTTAGCTTTCTTCCAATCGATCTACTATTTTGTGAGTCTTGTATATCTTCCATGCTAGACCTTGAAGCTGTAGTTAATCCTGTTTTAGCCCTACACAGAGTAGTTTTTCATCAAAATAAATGTGTACATGATTTGTTAATGTTG belongs to Miscanthus floridulus cultivar M001 chromosome 4, ASM1932011v1, whole genome shotgun sequence and includes:
- the LOC136548456 gene encoding uncharacterized protein, with product MPLGQIDLPITFEDLTNYKMETLTFEVVGFHGTYHAILERPCYVKFMVVPNYTYLKLMSGPCRVIAIGTSFQRIYECEVECCKHAAAIITSKELATIREEAIKEAHDPKL